One window from the genome of Bacillus tianshenii encodes:
- the pruA gene encoding L-glutamate gamma-semialdehyde dehydrogenase, with protein sequence MVRPYKHEPFTDFTVEENRKELQEAIKQVEQELGQDYGLIINGEHITTEDKIKSINPSKKNEVVGTVSKASKELAEKAVQSADEAFKSWRKWDPEARADILFRAAAIVRRRKHYYTAILVKEVGKPWNEADADTAEAIDFMEYYAREMLRIKDGAPVNSREGEKNKYIYTPMGVSVVIPPWNFAFAIMCGTTVAPMVTGNTVVLKPASNAAVIARKFVEVLEEAGMPKGVVNYCPGSGSEIGDYLVDHPLTHLISFTGSREVGTRIFKRAAEIQENQKWLKRTIIEMGGKDTVVVDKDADLELAAESIVVSAFGFSGQKCSAGSRAVIHEDVYDEVLERAIEITKTKKVGDPTTGEVYMGPVVDQASFDKIMSYIEIGKEEGKLVCGGNGDDSEGFFIEPTIFADLAPDARIMQEEIFGPVVAFTKAKSYEEAIEIANNTEYGLTGAVISNNREHLEYAKYNFHVGNLYFNRNCTGAIVGYHPFGGFNMSGTDSKAGGPDYLVQHMLPKTVSEML encoded by the coding sequence ATGGTTAGACCATACAAACATGAACCATTCACAGACTTTACAGTAGAAGAGAATCGCAAGGAGCTGCAAGAGGCAATTAAGCAAGTAGAACAAGAGCTTGGCCAAGACTACGGCCTTATTATAAATGGTGAACATATTACGACTGAAGACAAAATTAAGTCGATTAATCCATCAAAGAAGAACGAAGTTGTCGGAACGGTATCAAAGGCAAGCAAAGAATTAGCAGAAAAAGCAGTTCAATCAGCTGATGAAGCATTCAAAAGTTGGAGAAAATGGGATCCAGAAGCACGAGCGGATATTTTATTCAGAGCAGCAGCGATCGTACGCCGACGCAAACACTATTACACTGCTATTCTTGTAAAAGAAGTTGGGAAGCCGTGGAATGAAGCAGATGCGGATACAGCTGAAGCAATTGACTTCATGGAATACTATGCACGTGAAATGCTCCGTATCAAAGACGGTGCACCAGTAAACAGCCGTGAAGGTGAAAAGAATAAATATATCTATACACCAATGGGCGTTTCGGTTGTTATTCCACCATGGAACTTCGCATTTGCAATTATGTGCGGAACAACAGTTGCTCCGATGGTAACAGGAAACACAGTGGTTCTAAAGCCTGCTAGTAATGCAGCAGTTATTGCTCGTAAGTTTGTTGAGGTGCTTGAAGAGGCTGGTATGCCAAAAGGTGTCGTAAATTACTGTCCAGGAAGCGGTTCAGAGATTGGTGACTACCTTGTGGACCATCCACTTACACACTTAATTAGCTTTACAGGCTCTCGTGAAGTTGGTACGCGCATTTTCAAACGTGCCGCAGAAATCCAAGAAAATCAAAAATGGCTTAAGCGAACAATCATTGAAATGGGCGGTAAAGATACAGTAGTTGTAGATAAGGACGCTGATCTTGAACTTGCTGCAGAATCAATCGTTGTTTCCGCATTTGGCTTCTCTGGTCAAAAGTGCTCTGCAGGTTCTCGTGCAGTTATCCATGAGGATGTATATGATGAAGTATTAGAGCGTGCAATTGAAATTACAAAAACGAAAAAAGTTGGCGACCCAACAACTGGTGAAGTATACATGGGACCAGTCGTTGACCAAGCTTCTTTCGACAAAATTATGAGCTACATTGAAATTGGTAAAGAAGAAGGTAAACTTGTATGCGGTGGTAATGGCGACGATTCAGAAGGTTTCTTTATTGAGCCAACCATCTTTGCAGACCTTGCTCCCGATGCACGTATTATGCAAGAAGAAATTTTCGGACCAGTTGTTGCCTTTACAAAAGCAAAAAGCTATGAAGAAGCAATTGAAATTGCAAATAATACAGAATACGGCTTAACTGGTGCTGTTATTTCAAATAATCGTGAACACCTAGAATACGCGAAATATAATTTCCATGTTGGGAACTTATACTTCAACCGTAATTGCACAGGAGCAATCGTTGGTTATCATCCATTCGGTGGCTTTAACATGTCAGGTACGGATTCAAAAGCAGGCGGTCCAGATTATCTTGTTCAGCATATGCTTCCGAAGACAGTTAGTGAAATGCTATAA
- a CDS encoding FixH family protein: MKKLFMLLSLMIIVAGCNSAPNWSAKIEQAPYFKDGEASQLVVSVKEEGNEVKGLEVEAVLEMTKMDHDDLKVQLKEQDAGIYIGEIVLPMAGEWEAIVTMKDGEQETETVLTFEAEKANGVALVNDQEITKEDLDFYRVINEIQIAMYEEADRKQYSGAELDEALRYWEQQREVLDNRNTLLSQIIRLQAAKLLGEEKGYTAEPKEIEAAVKEVKQQYAKSEVAQQLIQEYGEEKFWNKEHQQYEAILITRKVQEDVVNKVKEENPQSQQNEVNMLAQKEYEELLVSQVGTLNIKVF; encoded by the coding sequence ATGAAAAAGTTATTCATGCTTCTTTCATTAATGATAATTGTAGCTGGGTGTAACAGTGCACCGAATTGGAGTGCAAAAATAGAACAAGCTCCTTACTTTAAAGATGGAGAAGCTTCGCAACTTGTTGTATCGGTTAAGGAAGAGGGCAATGAAGTGAAGGGTCTTGAAGTTGAAGCTGTTCTGGAAATGACAAAAATGGATCATGATGATTTAAAAGTCCAATTAAAAGAACAAGACGCAGGTATTTATATAGGTGAAATTGTTTTACCGATGGCAGGAGAATGGGAAGCAATCGTAACGATGAAAGATGGCGAACAAGAAACAGAAACGGTACTAACATTTGAGGCAGAAAAAGCAAACGGCGTCGCGCTTGTAAATGACCAAGAGATAACGAAAGAGGATCTTGATTTCTACCGGGTCATTAATGAAATTCAAATTGCAATGTATGAAGAAGCTGATCGCAAACAATACAGTGGTGCAGAGCTAGATGAAGCATTACGATATTGGGAACAGCAGCGAGAGGTATTAGACAATCGTAATACATTATTATCACAGATCATTCGTTTACAAGCTGCAAAGTTACTTGGAGAAGAGAAAGGATATACAGCAGAACCGAAGGAAATAGAAGCGGCAGTGAAAGAAGTAAAACAACAATATGCTAAGAGTGAAGTAGCTCAACAGTTGATTCAAGAGTACGGGGAAGAAAAGTTTTGGAACAAAGAACATCAACAATACGAAGCCATTCTTATTACAAGAAAGGTACAAGAGGATGTTGTGAATAAAGTGAAGGAAGAAAACCCTCAATCGCAACAAAATGAAGTAAACATGTTAGCACAGAAAGAATACGAGGAATTACTTGTTTCTCAGGTTGGTACATTAAACATCAAAGTATTCTAG
- a CDS encoding TAXI family TRAP transporter solute-binding subunit → MKKFSLSIIAFILLFAMAGCGGGEGSGGKEFVNVATASTGGTYYPIGTGMANLWSKKLGEEGIKASAQTSAGSVENIDLLRNEEAQFAILQGLIGAQAWTGKGSFEGKKYEGLRSVSMLWPNVEHFVVQNDVVNTGTIEDIEGLNFSTGPQASGTEKSTKVIMEGIGLSFDDINQDHLGYSDAASALKDGRIEGASTPAGVPVTAVTDLYASGADVTVLDITDEQLKSINKQFNTWYRYEIPAETYTGQTEVINTIAQPNFLGTSSEMSKDLVYKLTKTLFENLEEEMYPVHNSAKNIKLESALKGLPAPLHPGAYKYYKEEGLEIPENLIPPEEKEE, encoded by the coding sequence ATGAAAAAATTTAGCTTATCTATCATCGCTTTTATTTTACTATTTGCAATGGCCGGTTGTGGGGGCGGTGAAGGCAGCGGAGGAAAAGAATTTGTAAACGTTGCTACTGCTTCAACTGGCGGTACCTATTATCCAATTGGAACTGGTATGGCAAACCTTTGGTCGAAAAAACTAGGGGAAGAAGGAATTAAAGCGTCTGCCCAAACGTCCGCAGGTTCAGTTGAAAATATTGATCTCTTACGTAATGAAGAAGCACAATTTGCTATTCTTCAAGGTCTAATCGGTGCCCAAGCCTGGACTGGTAAAGGTTCATTTGAAGGTAAAAAATACGAAGGGCTTCGTTCAGTCTCAATGCTTTGGCCAAACGTAGAACACTTCGTAGTTCAAAATGATGTCGTTAATACAGGCACCATTGAAGATATTGAAGGGTTAAATTTTTCAACAGGTCCACAAGCAAGTGGAACGGAAAAATCTACAAAAGTCATTATGGAAGGTATCGGTCTTTCATTTGATGATATTAACCAAGACCATTTAGGTTATAGTGATGCAGCCTCAGCGCTAAAAGACGGAAGAATTGAAGGGGCATCTACTCCAGCAGGTGTTCCAGTAACAGCTGTTACAGACCTCTATGCAAGCGGAGCAGATGTAACTGTTCTTGATATTACAGACGAACAGTTGAAATCAATTAACAAACAATTCAACACGTGGTATCGCTATGAGATTCCTGCTGAAACATACACTGGTCAAACAGAAGTCATTAACACAATTGCTCAGCCAAACTTCCTTGGGACAAGCAGTGAAATGAGCAAAGACCTCGTCTATAAATTAACAAAAACATTATTTGAGAACTTAGAAGAAGAAATGTATCCCGTTCATAACAGTGCAAAAAATATTAAGCTAGAGTCAGCTTTAAAAGGTCTGCCTGCTCCTCTACACCCAGGTGCGTATAAATATTATAAAGAAGAAGGATTAGAAATTCCTGAAAACCTTATTCCACCTGAAGAAAAAGAAGAATAA
- the nosD gene encoding nitrous oxide reductase family maturation protein NosD, with protein MNRLFILLGLVVVFTLTPNHMYAKETSLQTLINRTPKNKTLQLEARVYEGNIVITKSITLRGVEGTVIKGDGTHNVITVKAQNVVLENFTVTHSGQDRNSKEEYAGIKVMDNHNTVRDITITDSFHGVYLSQAHQNEVSGVDVTGLHKGEVAGQGNGLHLYYSNQNLLKNNTIKETRDGMFFDYSDSNEIIGNDIQHTRYGLHYMYSNENVFTDNRFSFNIGGAAIMQSKGNILKNNEFALNQGTRSFGLLLQAANENRVESNKFYQNQRGIYIDQSQSNDIRKNDVFQNQIGIELWASSQNQTFTENHFSGNTASVLVLGGKAANKWSENGRGNDWGTEVSLLDLDHDEIGDYSVKGQSSLYKLVEENELAYLFLESPAIHLYEKMNEWTNKQEVMFEDRHPIMSSERSMTAFVVILLGIFTGGGFLLSRRRYRS; from the coding sequence ATGAATCGGTTGTTTATCTTGTTAGGGCTAGTAGTCGTTTTCACCCTGACTCCGAACCATATGTATGCAAAAGAAACATCTTTACAAACGCTAATCAATCGTACACCTAAAAACAAAACCTTGCAGTTAGAGGCTCGAGTGTATGAAGGAAATATCGTAATCACAAAGTCTATCACATTACGTGGCGTTGAAGGCACTGTTATAAAAGGTGATGGAACACATAATGTCATTACTGTCAAAGCTCAGAACGTCGTTTTAGAAAATTTCACAGTGACACATAGTGGGCAAGACCGCAACTCTAAGGAAGAATATGCTGGCATTAAGGTAATGGATAATCACAATACTGTGCGTGATATTACGATTACAGATTCCTTTCACGGTGTCTATTTAAGTCAAGCGCATCAGAACGAAGTTAGTGGTGTTGATGTTACAGGCCTTCATAAAGGAGAAGTTGCAGGTCAAGGAAACGGTCTTCACCTTTATTATTCAAACCAAAATCTCTTGAAAAATAATACGATAAAAGAGACACGAGATGGGATGTTCTTTGATTACTCTGATAGTAATGAAATAATTGGAAATGACATTCAGCATACACGCTATGGGCTACACTATATGTACTCAAATGAAAATGTATTTACAGACAATCGCTTCAGCTTCAATATTGGCGGGGCAGCGATTATGCAGTCTAAGGGGAATATCCTGAAAAATAATGAATTTGCACTAAATCAAGGTACGCGTTCATTTGGACTGTTGTTACAAGCTGCAAATGAAAACCGTGTTGAAAGCAATAAGTTCTATCAAAATCAAAGAGGAATCTATATCGACCAATCTCAAAGCAATGATATAAGAAAGAATGACGTGTTTCAAAATCAAATCGGCATTGAATTATGGGCCAGTTCCCAGAACCAAACATTTACAGAGAATCATTTCTCGGGTAACACGGCTTCTGTATTAGTTTTAGGAGGTAAGGCAGCAAACAAATGGTCGGAAAATGGACGGGGAAATGATTGGGGTACAGAGGTCTCGTTGCTAGATCTTGACCACGATGAAATCGGTGACTATTCAGTTAAAGGTCAATCCTCCTTATATAAGTTAGTTGAAGAGAATGAATTAGCGTATTTGTTTTTAGAAAGTCCAGCCATTCATTTGTATGAAAAGATGAACGAATGGACGAACAAGCAAGAAGTGATGTTTGAGGACCGGCATCCAATCATGTCCTCCGAGCGGTCAATGACGGCTTTCGTAGTCATACTGCTAGGAATTTTCACAGGAGGAGGATTTCTATTAAGTAGAAGGAGATATCGATCATGA
- a CDS encoding ABC transporter ATP-binding protein: MIQVKNLSQSYRKKKVLENVNFTIGKNELCALVGRNGAGKSTLIHSMLGILPVKNGSVHLNGISLHKKDWKKHVAYLPEKFQLYTHLTGLENMKFFASLERSKIEETKIEQALRSVGLWEEREQMISEYSKGMLQRLGLAVMLYYDSEILILDEPTSGLDPIGRIEVLNILKSLENKTILLSSHHLDEIQKVCTHVAYLENGMITKYTTEEFTTRMTNGGN; the protein is encoded by the coding sequence ATGATTCAGGTGAAAAACCTTTCTCAATCATATCGAAAGAAAAAAGTACTTGAAAATGTGAATTTTACAATTGGAAAAAATGAATTATGTGCATTAGTCGGTCGGAACGGAGCCGGGAAGTCGACTTTGATTCATTCGATGCTAGGCATACTCCCAGTGAAGAATGGAAGTGTTCATTTAAATGGCATCTCTCTTCACAAAAAAGATTGGAAGAAACATGTAGCCTATTTACCAGAAAAATTTCAGCTATACACGCATTTAACAGGGTTAGAAAACATGAAATTCTTTGCTTCACTTGAACGTTCAAAAATTGAAGAAACGAAAATAGAACAAGCTCTTCGTTCAGTTGGTTTGTGGGAAGAGCGAGAACAGATGATTAGTGAGTATTCGAAAGGAATGCTTCAACGCTTAGGGCTTGCAGTAATGCTCTATTATGACAGCGAAATCCTCATTCTAGACGAACCTACAAGTGGGTTGGACCCAATAGGACGAATAGAAGTTTTAAATATATTAAAGTCTCTTGAAAATAAAACAATCTTGCTTTCATCTCACCATTTAGATGAGATTCAAAAGGTTTGTACACATGTAGCGTATTTAGAAAATGGAATGATAACGAAATATACAACTGAAGAATTTACAACTCGAATGACAAATGGAGGAAATTAA
- a CDS encoding copper ABC transporter permease: protein MMYIWKEWKEQSRGKGLWLALGIVLLLSLFIFLETRTLPLENSFQVLLLSLYEMNVYIIPLLCLFLASFSVLQEKELKTLMIITTKKENYRSFLIKKGFAIHSVIAGTIIGMYVLLAVPMKVFYLFTLPHFFSFIGTMLVFIVIFNQIGLLLGTVCQTKMQLVGANIFTWFLFVFLIDLIFLYYLPAVSYENIMSFSILFFLDPLHTLPFHLQSSLGVLSLEHMSRLMEKLVWMSPSKFLFVDLFVWTVIPFELAVFVGARRGQR, encoded by the coding sequence ATGATGTATATATGGAAAGAATGGAAAGAACAATCGAGAGGGAAAGGTCTATGGCTTGCATTAGGAATTGTCCTTCTGCTATCTCTATTTATCTTCTTAGAAACGCGTACATTGCCCCTTGAGAATAGTTTTCAAGTTTTACTTCTTTCCTTGTACGAAATGAATGTGTATATCATTCCATTACTGTGTTTGTTCTTAGCATCATTTTCAGTGCTTCAAGAGAAAGAATTAAAAACATTAATGATTATTACAACAAAAAAAGAAAATTATCGTAGTTTTCTAATCAAGAAAGGTTTCGCAATCCATAGCGTCATCGCAGGAACGATTATAGGGATGTATGTCCTCCTTGCTGTTCCTATGAAAGTATTTTACTTATTTACCCTTCCGCACTTCTTTAGTTTCATCGGTACAATGCTTGTGTTTATCGTAATTTTTAATCAAATTGGGTTATTACTTGGAACGGTTTGTCAAACAAAGATGCAATTAGTCGGTGCCAATATTTTTACATGGTTTCTGTTTGTTTTCCTTATTGATCTTATTTTTCTTTATTATTTACCAGCCGTATCTTATGAAAATATTATGAGTTTCTCCATCTTATTTTTTCTTGATCCGTTACACACATTACCATTTCATTTACAATCGTCGCTTGGTGTTCTATCTCTTGAACATATGTCCAGGCTAATGGAGAAATTAGTGTGGATGTCACCTAGCAAGTTTTTATTCGTTGATTTATTCGTATGGACAGTTATTCCTTTTGAATTAGCGGTATTTGTTGGAGCGAGGAGGGGACAAAGATGA
- a CDS encoding proline dehydrogenase produces the protein MEKVSKSFFLTLSKSTLLNKAAKRWGMSFGAAKVVGGNTFPNAVSTIRELNEQGLDVTVDHLGEFVTSKEEAIARTEECVETVQMIAREKLDSQVSVKLTSLGLDLDQQLVTNNMHKILSEAERCGVFVTIDMEDESRCQATLDLFKELKERYDNVGTVIQSYLYRTSDDIDDLNKYNPNLRLVKGAYKESPKVAFEEKKDVDENLKKIIKKHMLNGNYTAVASHDDAIINFTKELVKQHDIPKSQFEFQMLYGMRTQTQLALVKEGYKMRVYVPYGNDWYGYFMRRLAERPANVAFVLKGMLKQ, from the coding sequence TTGGAAAAGGTCTCAAAAAGCTTTTTTTTAACCTTATCGAAAAGCACTTTATTGAATAAAGCAGCAAAGCGATGGGGGATGAGCTTTGGAGCAGCAAAAGTTGTAGGAGGTAACACCTTTCCAAATGCAGTAAGTACAATTCGTGAGCTGAATGAACAAGGATTAGATGTAACGGTCGATCATCTTGGTGAATTTGTTACTTCAAAAGAAGAAGCAATCGCTAGAACAGAAGAGTGTGTAGAGACGGTACAGATGATTGCGAGAGAAAAGCTAGATTCGCAAGTATCTGTTAAGTTAACCTCTCTCGGCTTAGATCTTGATCAACAGCTTGTAACGAACAATATGCATAAGATACTTTCTGAGGCAGAACGTTGTGGTGTATTTGTGACGATTGATATGGAGGATGAATCGCGCTGTCAAGCGACATTAGATCTTTTCAAAGAATTAAAAGAACGCTATGACAATGTCGGAACAGTTATTCAATCTTATTTATATCGAACAAGTGATGATATTGATGATTTGAACAAATACAACCCTAACTTGCGTCTAGTGAAAGGAGCTTATAAAGAATCACCAAAAGTCGCATTCGAGGAAAAAAAAGATGTGGATGAAAACTTAAAGAAAATTATCAAAAAGCATATGTTAAATGGAAACTACACAGCAGTTGCAAGCCATGATGATGCAATCATTAATTTTACAAAGGAATTGGTGAAACAGCACGATATTCCGAAAAGCCAGTTTGAATTTCAAATGCTCTATGGCATGCGTACGCAAACACAATTAGCTCTCGTCAAAGAAGGATACAAAATGCGGGTGTATGTACCATATGGTAATGACTGGTATGGCTATTTCATGAGAAGGTTGGCAGAACGTCCTGCAAACGTAGCGTTCGTACTGAAGGGAATGTTGAAACAGTAG
- a CDS encoding TRAP transporter large permease subunit, with product MEMGINPVAAHFFVFFFGAMSNVTPPVALASFTAAGVAGSDPMKTGWTGLKLTLAGFIIPFIFVYNPILLHQGPNADVLWKTFLAIGTAIIGVYALAVMLSNFLNIKLLVYERIAYGIAAFLLIVPGWLTDLIGIGLFTLLTITHIIRANKHKARAGNEINAY from the coding sequence GTGGAGATGGGGATTAATCCAGTTGCCGCACACTTCTTTGTCTTCTTCTTCGGTGCGATGTCGAATGTAACACCACCTGTTGCACTAGCCTCGTTCACGGCTGCTGGGGTTGCCGGTTCAGATCCGATGAAGACAGGGTGGACAGGATTGAAGCTCACATTAGCTGGGTTTATCATCCCATTCATATTCGTTTACAACCCGATTTTACTTCACCAAGGTCCGAATGCAGACGTACTATGGAAAACATTTCTTGCAATCGGAACAGCCATTATCGGTGTCTATGCGCTTGCAGTAATGCTTTCAAACTTCTTAAATATTAAATTGTTAGTCTACGAGCGTATTGCCTACGGTATTGCGGCCTTCCTATTAATTGTCCCAGGTTGGTTAACAGACCTCATTGGAATTGGTTTATTTACACTACTGACAATCACGCATATTATTCGAGCTAACAAGCACAAGGCACGAGCAGGAAATGAAATTAATGCCTATTAA
- a CDS encoding FadR/GntR family transcriptional regulator encodes MNLMPIKKKRVYQEIIAQIKAAIEANHFHPGDQLPSERNLSEQLAVSRTSVKEAISVLESAGIVEIKPGIGVFLRNRSSQDIVHQMNSILNQEGIDIAELMELRQAIEGESAYYAAIRSDESDKEEILQAYEKLEQAVANQKVAAVEDYEFHMAVSRAAKNTLVTKVMYLISDILLEHLAQYRTHSLNTPGRTTKVLFEHKRIYHAISQGNAEEARQAMLDHLKGVREKHL; translated from the coding sequence ATGAACTTAATGCCAATTAAGAAGAAGCGAGTCTATCAGGAGATCATTGCTCAAATTAAAGCTGCCATTGAAGCCAATCACTTTCATCCTGGTGACCAACTACCATCTGAGCGGAATTTATCCGAACAATTAGCAGTTTCCAGAACGTCTGTTAAGGAAGCGATAAGTGTACTTGAATCAGCTGGTATTGTTGAGATAAAACCAGGCATTGGCGTATTTCTTCGTAATCGTTCTTCTCAAGATATTGTTCATCAAATGAACAGCATTTTGAATCAAGAAGGGATTGATATTGCAGAATTAATGGAGCTACGGCAAGCAATTGAAGGAGAGTCAGCCTATTATGCTGCCATAAGGAGCGATGAGTCTGATAAAGAAGAGATTCTTCAAGCCTACGAAAAACTAGAACAAGCTGTGGCCAACCAAAAAGTAGCCGCAGTTGAAGATTATGAATTTCATATGGCTGTTAGTCGGGCAGCAAAAAACACATTAGTTACGAAGGTGATGTACTTAATTTCAGATATTTTACTTGAACATTTAGCACAATACCGAACACATTCATTGAATACACCGGGCAGAACTACAAAAGTGCTATTTGAACATAAACGAATCTATCATGCTATTAGTCAAGGAAATGCTGAAGAAGCCCGTCAAGCTATGCTCGATCATCTAAAAGGTGTTAGAGAAAAACATTTATAA
- a CDS encoding TRAP transporter fused permease subunit, translating to MAKQKKKVVDREAGGAREVTGTRGKIISIIAIAFSLVQIYMNSIGTMQEIYRNAIHLTFLFVLGFLMFPATSKSAKDRFSIFDILLAILGIAGGLYIVFFYQDIHGVRNSQAILQDYVFAVLAIVLTLEAARRTIGLFVPLLSIFAIIYALYGPYFPGMFAHAGFSVERLLFRMYMTTEGLLGMTIAISSTYIFLFILFGAFLQKSGAAQLFNDLSTAIAGRYRGGPAKVAVVSSGMMGMLNGSAVANVATTGSFTIPLMKSIGYKPRFAGAVEAAASTGGMIMPPIMGAAAFIMVGFLGVPYSTILIAGIVPALLYYISILIMVDIEAKRLGLKGLSKEMIPRVFSVLKARGALLLPIIIVVWALMTGKTPLYAGFIGIISTIVASWFNKKTRIGIKELFQALELGAKAAVQVGIATACGIIVGVVAMTSVGSTLAYNITQISGGMLPVTLILIMVTSIVLSLGGYHQRHSILSLP from the coding sequence ATGGCGAAGCAAAAGAAAAAAGTTGTTGACCGTGAAGCAGGCGGAGCTCGCGAGGTTACTGGGACACGAGGGAAGATTATCAGTATCATTGCGATTGCTTTCTCACTAGTGCAAATTTACATGAATAGTATTGGTACGATGCAAGAAATCTATCGAAATGCCATCCATTTAACTTTCTTATTTGTGCTAGGGTTTCTCATGTTTCCGGCCACATCTAAATCTGCGAAAGATCGATTTTCAATATTTGATATCCTGTTAGCTATCTTAGGCATTGCAGGCGGTTTGTATATTGTTTTCTTCTACCAAGATATTCATGGTGTAAGAAATTCACAGGCAATTTTGCAAGATTACGTATTTGCAGTGCTTGCGATTGTGCTTACACTTGAAGCCGCCAGACGAACAATTGGTTTATTTGTGCCTTTGCTTTCAATTTTTGCAATTATTTATGCATTATATGGTCCATACTTCCCTGGTATGTTTGCACACGCTGGATTTTCAGTAGAGCGATTATTATTCCGAATGTATATGACAACAGAAGGCTTACTCGGGATGACAATTGCCATTTCATCAACATATATTTTCTTATTTATCTTATTCGGGGCTTTTTTGCAAAAAAGCGGTGCTGCTCAATTATTTAATGACTTATCTACAGCTATTGCTGGACGATATCGTGGCGGCCCTGCAAAAGTTGCCGTTGTTTCAAGTGGGATGATGGGGATGTTAAATGGTAGTGCTGTTGCGAATGTAGCAACCACAGGCTCTTTTACCATTCCATTAATGAAAAGTATCGGCTATAAACCTCGCTTTGCAGGTGCTGTCGAGGCTGCTGCTTCGACAGGTGGAATGATTATGCCGCCAATTATGGGGGCTGCGGCATTTATCATGGTCGGTTTCCTCGGTGTTCCGTATTCGACTATTTTGATTGCCGGAATTGTACCTGCTCTGCTTTATTATATTTCAATTTTAATTATGGTAGATATTGAAGCAAAGCGGTTAGGTCTTAAAGGATTGTCTAAAGAGATGATTCCTCGTGTTTTCTCTGTCTTAAAAGCACGCGGTGCTCTCCTTCTACCAATTATTATCGTAGTTTGGGCGCTAATGACAGGAAAAACACCTCTCTACGCAGGGTTTATAGGTATTATCAGTACAATTGTTGCAAGCTGGTTCAATAAGAAAACACGCATTGGTATTAAAGAGTTATTCCAAGCACTTGAATTAGGTGCCAAAGCAGCTGTTCAAGTCGGTATTGCAACTGCCTGTGGTATTATTGTCGGTGTTGTTGCGATGACAAGTGTCGGCTCTACACTTGCTTATAACATTACGCAAATTTCTGGCGGCATGCTGCCTGTTACGTTGATTCTAATTATGGTGACTTCTATTGTCTTAAGCCTTGGGGGTTACCATCAACGGCACTCTATATTATCGTTGCCGTAA